The sequence TCGCGGTGGACGCTGCCCTCCTTCACCAGGCCGCCGACCCGGAAGGCGTAGTTCGTCGGCGCCTCGCCGGCGGCGATCTGCGAGGGGGTGTAGAAGTAGAGCAGGTTCTTCTGAAACGCTGCAAGGGCCAGGAAGGTGGCGATGCTGACGCCGAGCACGATGACCGTGACCCAGAGCATGCGGCGCTGGCGCGGGGTCATCGGCCGGTCTCCTGGTCGTACCAGCGCCGAAGCCGCGCCAGCACCTCCCGGCGGCGGCGCAAAGGAACGATCAGGTTCCAGATCAGCACCACGGCGGTCAGGGCGTAGGCGCTCCAGACGTAGGCGCCGTAACCGCCCATGTGGATGAATTCCTGCCAGGTCATGAGGCGATCTCCTCGGAATCGGATACCGGTTCGATTCGTTCGCGCGCTAGCAGTTCCCGCACCCAGCGGCTGCGGCGCTCGCGCCAGAGGATTTCGCTGCGGGCTCGCAGCAGCAGCACGGTGAAGAAATACAG comes from Methylomarinovum tepidoasis and encodes:
- the ccmD gene encoding heme exporter protein CcmD; the encoded protein is MTWQEFIHMGGYGAYVWSAYALTAVVLIWNLIVPLRRRREVLARLRRWYDQETGR